One window of the Halobacillus litoralis genome contains the following:
- a CDS encoding CPBP family intramembrane glutamic endopeptidase — protein MSRNKKICVIAMLAMGIFSLSSFIGLGIAGISVVVGIALFFINRVLEKNAASDNGLNIIAISKNLKDKSIWLWIVLPLIMNGISITLAAMFLPEFIERVYGRTEFTVSLGTLLLLTLQIAILALGEEIAWRGFFQKQLSKWLPITPTLILTSILFTLGHFTFGNILVVSYDGFFIFINSILYGIVFHKTNNAWISAISHFIANLFAIIFISFL, from the coding sequence TTGTCTAGGAATAAAAAGATATGTGTAATTGCAATGCTGGCTATGGGGATTTTCTCTCTTTCCAGCTTTATTGGATTAGGTATTGCTGGAATCTCAGTTGTTGTCGGGATTGCTCTTTTCTTTATCAATAGGGTTTTAGAGAAAAACGCAGCTTCTGATAATGGTCTGAATATAATAGCTATTAGTAAAAATTTAAAAGACAAATCAATTTGGCTTTGGATTGTTTTACCTTTGATTATGAATGGTATTTCTATTACATTGGCAGCCATGTTCTTACCTGAATTCATAGAGAGGGTTTATGGCAGAACAGAATTTACTGTCTCTTTAGGTACTCTTTTATTGCTGACACTTCAAATTGCCATTTTAGCCTTAGGTGAAGAAATTGCGTGGCGGGGGTTTTTCCAAAAGCAATTGAGCAAATGGTTGCCCATAACTCCAACATTAATTTTGACCTCTATCCTATTCACGCTCGGTCATTTTACTTTCGGTAATATTTTAGTAGTCAGTTATGATGGTTTTTTCATTTTTATAAATAGTATTTTGTATGGCATCGTATTTCACAAAACAAACAATGCTTGGATAAGTGCTATTTCCCATTTTATTGCTAATTTGTTTGCGATTATTTTCATTTCATTTTTATAA
- a CDS encoding TIGR00730 family Rossman fold protein: MKRICVFAGSSQGNDPAYLEKTQMLGKLFAEKGIELVYGGAKSGLMGVLADEVLKGGGNVTGIMPTRLFEKEIIHPDITKMVEVETLHERKSKMSELADGYIALPGGFGTFEELFETISWAQIGIHTKPVALYNIKGYYTPLVNLIDHAIQAGFVPKDNRDLIINSDHPEKLLELMHHKG; encoded by the coding sequence GTGAAACGAATTTGCGTTTTTGCCGGATCAAGTCAGGGCAATGATCCAGCCTATTTAGAAAAGACCCAAATGCTCGGCAAGTTGTTTGCCGAGAAAGGGATTGAGCTCGTTTATGGAGGCGCGAAAAGTGGTTTGATGGGTGTGCTGGCTGATGAAGTTCTGAAAGGCGGGGGAAACGTGACCGGTATAATGCCTACCCGTTTATTTGAAAAAGAAATCATTCACCCTGATATCACCAAAATGGTTGAGGTCGAGACGTTACATGAGCGGAAATCGAAGATGAGTGAGCTTGCTGACGGGTACATCGCTTTACCTGGAGGCTTTGGTACATTTGAAGAGCTGTTTGAAACAATCAGCTGGGCCCAGATCGGTATTCATACGAAGCCGGTGGCCCTTTATAATATCAAAGGCTATTATACCCCGTTGGTCAATCTTATTGATCATGCTATTCAAGCGGGGTTTGTTCCGAAAGATAACAGAGACCTAATCATCAATTCTGATCATCCAGAAAAGCTGTTGGAGCTTATGCATCATAAAGGGTAA
- a CDS encoding peptidoglycan DD-metalloendopeptidase family protein, protein MWKKTVIVALLVIILSVGTVYAENSLQTVYHVYVDDKPIGTVENKETVNSFLNDYKNEAEKNHENWELTIDEKVTFESEKVFSPAKEEDKVIEALRKEVSLAVETVQLKVSDQTVAHLPNQEKADQVVKKLKETHVKPEILEKVEERKMENEAVEVSQGEESVVDVWLTSPLSFEKNKVAPTQVNTVEEAVSRIQNGESFSKELTKSDFMKTHSTADDLLDANNGPLTDIIVQKKEREVIKLEHKVEVNNTDKLYEGEKKVEQEGKDGEKEIHKQITIRNGTKEKEETLKEEVIDEPVKKVILKGTKEIPSSGTGDFEWPAVGGSITSKKGERWGREHKGIDIAGVEDRTIKASDHGEVKVAEFQRGFGNKVVIDHKNGYETVYAHLSKIDVEPGQTVTRGESLGVMGTTGNSTGVHLHFEIHEKGSVKNPLSYVSK, encoded by the coding sequence ATGTGGAAAAAAACAGTTATTGTAGCTTTGCTTGTTATCATCCTTAGTGTAGGGACGGTTTATGCGGAAAATTCTCTTCAAACGGTTTACCACGTTTATGTTGATGATAAACCGATAGGAACGGTAGAAAATAAAGAGACGGTGAATTCCTTTTTAAATGATTATAAGAATGAAGCGGAAAAGAATCATGAGAATTGGGAATTGACCATTGATGAGAAGGTAACCTTTGAATCTGAGAAGGTTTTTTCACCTGCAAAAGAAGAAGATAAGGTTATAGAAGCGTTGAGAAAAGAGGTTTCTCTTGCGGTGGAAACGGTTCAATTGAAAGTCAGTGATCAAACGGTTGCCCATCTGCCTAATCAAGAGAAAGCCGATCAAGTCGTGAAAAAATTAAAAGAGACACATGTGAAACCGGAAATTCTTGAAAAGGTCGAAGAACGGAAAATGGAAAATGAGGCGGTAGAGGTTTCTCAAGGGGAAGAGTCTGTAGTGGATGTATGGTTAACATCTCCTCTTTCATTTGAAAAGAATAAGGTAGCCCCAACGCAAGTCAACACTGTGGAAGAAGCTGTATCGAGAATACAAAATGGCGAGAGTTTCTCCAAGGAATTGACGAAAAGCGATTTTATGAAGACTCACTCCACTGCAGATGATCTCCTTGATGCTAACAATGGGCCCCTGACTGATATCATCGTTCAAAAAAAAGAGCGAGAGGTCATAAAACTCGAACATAAAGTAGAAGTTAACAACACGGACAAACTTTATGAAGGTGAAAAGAAAGTGGAGCAAGAGGGGAAAGACGGAGAGAAAGAAATCCATAAACAAATAACCATAAGGAATGGCACCAAGGAAAAAGAAGAAACATTGAAAGAGGAAGTAATCGATGAACCAGTCAAGAAGGTCATTCTGAAAGGCACAAAAGAGATTCCTTCGAGTGGAACAGGCGATTTTGAGTGGCCGGCAGTTGGCGGGTCGATTACGAGTAAGAAAGGTGAGCGATGGGGCAGAGAGCACAAGGGCATTGATATCGCAGGTGTAGAGGACCGCACCATCAAGGCCTCCGATCATGGCGAAGTGAAGGTTGCTGAATTTCAAAGAGGATTCGGCAATAAAGTGGTGATCGACCATAAAAATGGATATGAAACGGTCTATGCCCACCTTTCCAAAATCGATGTGGAGCCTGGTCAGACAGTTACTCGTGGAGAATCCCTCGGGGTGATGGGGACGACAGGTAACTCTACAGGGGTCCATCTTCACTTTGAAATTCATGAAAAAGGAAGCGTCAAGAACCCGTTATCCTATGTATCGAAATGA
- a CDS encoding adenylosuccinate synthase: protein MSSVVVVGTQWGDEGKGKITDFLSQNAEVVARYQGGNNAGHTIKFDGITYKLHLIPSGIFFDDKTCVLGNGMVIDPKAMLEELKYLHDKGVSTDNLRISNRAHVILPYHLKLDALQEEEKGANKIGTTKKGIGPAYMDKAARTGIRIADLMDKESFREKLEQNLAEKNRLFEKVYETEPFTIDEILEEYYDYGQQIAQYVCDTSVVLNNSLDEGRRVLFEGAQGVMLDIDQGTYPFVTSSNPIAGGVTIGSGVGPSKIKHVVGVSKAYTTRVGDGPFPTELENETGDQIREVGKEYGTTTGRPRRVGWFDSVVVRHARRVSGITDLSLNSIDVLTGIETLKICTAYKYQGEIMEEFPASLKVLAECEPVYEEMPGWTEDITGAESLSDLPENARHYIERVSQLTGIPLSIFSVGPDRSQTNVVRSVYSE from the coding sequence ATGTCTTCAGTAGTAGTCGTCGGAACCCAATGGGGGGACGAAGGAAAAGGCAAGATTACCGATTTTCTTTCACAAAATGCCGAAGTAGTCGCCCGTTACCAGGGTGGAAATAATGCTGGTCATACAATTAAATTTGATGGAATAACTTATAAACTTCATTTGATTCCTTCTGGGATCTTTTTTGATGATAAAACCTGTGTATTAGGGAATGGGATGGTCATCGATCCGAAAGCCATGCTTGAGGAATTGAAATACCTTCATGATAAAGGCGTATCAACGGACAACCTGCGCATCAGTAACCGGGCTCACGTGATTCTCCCTTATCACTTGAAACTGGATGCTTTGCAGGAAGAAGAAAAAGGCGCCAACAAGATCGGCACAACGAAAAAAGGAATCGGCCCAGCTTATATGGATAAAGCGGCCCGTACTGGAATTCGTATCGCTGACTTGATGGATAAGGAAAGCTTCCGGGAGAAGCTCGAGCAGAACCTGGCTGAGAAAAACCGTCTTTTTGAAAAGGTTTATGAAACAGAGCCTTTCACGATTGATGAAATCTTAGAAGAGTATTACGATTATGGTCAACAAATCGCTCAATATGTATGTGATACATCTGTTGTATTGAATAACAGCCTTGATGAAGGCCGCCGCGTCCTGTTTGAAGGAGCTCAAGGTGTGATGCTGGATATCGATCAAGGAACCTACCCATTTGTCACTTCCTCCAACCCTATTGCAGGTGGAGTGACGATCGGTTCTGGTGTCGGTCCTTCTAAAATCAAGCACGTCGTAGGGGTTTCTAAAGCTTATACGACACGCGTCGGGGATGGCCCATTCCCAACCGAACTGGAAAATGAAACCGGCGATCAAATCCGTGAAGTCGGTAAAGAATACGGAACGACTACTGGCCGACCGCGCCGTGTTGGCTGGTTTGACAGTGTAGTGGTCCGTCACGCACGTCGTGTAAGCGGAATTACCGATCTATCCTTGAATTCCATTGACGTACTAACTGGAATTGAGACACTGAAGATATGTACCGCTTACAAATACCAGGGTGAAATCATGGAAGAGTTCCCTGCGAGTCTGAAGGTTCTTGCTGAATGCGAACCTGTATACGAAGAGATGCCGGGGTGGACGGAAGATATCACAGGGGCAGAATCATTGAGTGACCTTCCGGAAAATGCTCGTCACTATATCGAACGTGTGTCGCAGTTGACCGGCATTCCCTTGTCTATTTTCTCAGTTGGTCCAGACCGATCTCAAACGAACGTAGTACGCAGCGTATATAGCGAATAA